In Bacillus cytotoxicus NVH 391-98, the following are encoded in one genomic region:
- the rpoD gene encoding RNA polymerase sigma factor RpoD, with translation MADKPARSKQIETEMTLEQVKEQLTELGKKRGVLTYEEIAERMNGFEIESEQMDEYYEYLGEQGIDLVGDNDEGPNNHQITKTEEEFDLNDLSVPPGVKINDPVRMYLKEIGRVDLLSAEEEIQLATRIEEGDEEAKRRLAEANLRLVVSIAKRYVGRGMLFLDLIQEGNMGLIKAVEKFDYRKGFKFSTYATWWIRQAITRAIADQARTIRIPVHMVETINKLIRVQRQLLQDLGREPTPEEIGEEMDLAPEKVREILKIAQEPVSLETPIGEEDDSHLGDFIEDQEATSPADHAAYELLKEQLEDVLDTLTDREENVLRLRFGLDDGRTRTLEEVGKVFGVTRERIRQIEAKALRKLRHPSRSKRLKDFLE, from the coding sequence ATGGCTGATAAACCAGCTCGTTCTAAACAAATTGAAACTGAAATGACCCTTGAGCAAGTGAAAGAACAACTCACTGAGCTCGGAAAAAAACGTGGCGTTCTTACATACGAAGAGATTGCAGAACGCATGAACGGATTTGAAATTGAATCCGAACAAATGGATGAATATTATGAATATTTAGGTGAACAAGGGATTGATTTAGTTGGTGATAATGATGAAGGCCCAAATAATCATCAAATCACAAAAACGGAAGAAGAATTCGATCTAAACGATTTAAGTGTACCACCAGGTGTGAAAATCAATGACCCTGTTCGCATGTATTTAAAAGAAATTGGTCGTGTTGATTTATTATCTGCTGAAGAAGAAATTCAATTGGCGACTCGTATTGAAGAAGGCGATGAAGAAGCAAAACGCCGTCTTGCAGAAGCAAACTTACGTCTTGTTGTAAGTATTGCAAAAAGATACGTTGGCCGCGGTATGCTTTTCTTAGACCTTATTCAAGAAGGGAATATGGGTCTAATTAAAGCGGTTGAAAAGTTCGACTACCGCAAAGGATTTAAATTTAGTACGTATGCAACATGGTGGATTCGTCAAGCGATTACACGTGCGATTGCAGACCAAGCAAGAACCATTCGTATTCCGGTTCATATGGTTGAAACAATCAATAAATTAATTCGTGTACAACGTCAATTATTACAAGATTTAGGTCGTGAACCAACTCCGGAAGAGATTGGTGAAGAAATGGATCTTGCTCCAGAAAAAGTACGCGAAATCTTAAAGATTGCTCAGGAGCCAGTTTCTCTTGAAACACCGATTGGTGAAGAGGATGACTCACACTTAGGCGATTTTATCGAAGACCAAGAAGCAACATCACCTGCGGATCATGCAGCATATGAATTGCTGAAAGAACAATTAGAAGATGTGTTAGATACGCTAACAGATCGTGAAGAAAATGTTCTTCGTCTTCGTTTTGGTTTGGATGATGGACGAACTCGTACGCTTGAAGAAGTCGGAAAAGTATTCGGCGTAACAAGAGAGCGTATTCGTCAAATTGAAGCAAAAGCACTTCGTAAATTAAGACATCCAAGCCGTAGCAAACGGTTAAAAGATTTCTTAGAGTAG